In Halomicrobium zhouii, the sequence CCACGGGGAACGCCCAGTGACGTCCACCAGTGAACTCGCGGGCACGGCGGCGCCCGCGTTCTCGGATCTGCTCCTGCCGACAGACGGCACCAAGCGGATGACGAGGGTGGTCGACCTCGCGATCGACGTCGCCTCGCAGTTCGGTGCTCGTCTCCACGTGCTCTACGTGGTCGACGCCGAACGGGGCCGTTTCACGGGGTCGAATGCCCGTCAGAAACCGTTCCAGTGGGGCGACGTCGTCACCGGCGACGTGGCCGAGCTGGCGCGCTACCGCGGGGTCGAGCCCGTGACGGTGATTCGGGAAGGCGTCCCCCACGAAGTGATCCTCGACTACGCGCGCGAGGCAGCGGTCGACCTCATCGTCGTCGGCATCGATAGGCCCCGTACAGTCGTCGGCTACGCCGCAGACCTGCTCGGTCACACCCCCATGGGAACGACGTCCAGCCACGTCATCTACAGGGCCCAGGTTCCAGTCCTCTCCGTCCGCGTGTGAGAGTTTCCTGCGGCCTACCGGCACCGCGTCAGTGCCGACCACACGAGTCCGCGCCACGGCGATGCGCGGTCGCGCTAGCCACGACGTCATCGCTGTCTCGCCGGTCTGACCGACCCGCAACGACCAGACGGACGGGTCGGGGCGACACCCGGTTTCCGGCGCCCTCACGCGATGTCGTCCCAGAGGCTGCTACCGCTGGCAGCCGACCGCGAGCCGGCGACGCCGGGACGACGGTAAGCCCACGTGGTGCACGCGATGGACGGCGTTAGTGCGATGCAGTCGGCGGGCGACGTCGCGGTGCGCTCGGCTTACCGCTCGCAAGGAATCTATAACAAAGTCGCCCGACGGCGTAGCGATCCACATGGAAGAATCGACAGTGTACGGTTCGCGGACCGACGGTGAATCGATGCCCGGACTGGAGACCAGCTGGCGGTCGCTCGAAGTCGGTGGGATACTCATCGTCCTCCTCGGACTGTTGGCCGTGGTGTTCCCGCTCGTGGCAGGCGTCTCGATCTCGCTCGTGCTCGGCGGCTTGCTCGTCGTCGGGGGCCTCGTCCACGTCGCACACGCCTTCCGGGCGCGCGGATGGGCCGGATTCGCGGGACAGGTCCTGCTCGCCGTGGTGTACGTCTTCGCCGGTATCTCGCTGCTCGCGAACCCGCTGCTCGGCCTGACCACGCTGACGCTGTTGCTGATCGCCTACCTCCTGATCTCGGGACTCGTCGAGGTCGGGGTCGGGCTGCGACTGCGCGGCCAGCCGCGGTGGACCCTTCTCCTCGCCAGCGGGCTCCTCTCGGTGGCCCTGGGCGTGATACTGATCGCCGGGTTCCCGTCGACGGCGGCGTGGGTCGTCGGGCTGTACGTCGGGATCAACCTGATCGCCACCGGCGTCTCGATGGTGCTGATGGGACGGCAGGTTCAGCGCGAGGTGACGGCCGTCGGCGGCGCCAGCGGTGGCGTCGCTCAGTGACGGTCTAGTAACCGCTCGTTTTTCGACCCGACGGCGGGTCGCCGCTCGCGGCCGACGACGGACGGCCACCGGTGCTGACTGCCGACCGACGCCGTCACGCCATCACCCAGTTCGCGACGGAGACGTTCGGATCGGTCGTGCCCGCGGGACAGACGAGCGTCGCCTGGCGACGCGTCGAGGCCGGCACGTAGGTGAGCTGGACGCTCGGCGGCGGCCTCGCGCAGTCCGCCTCGACGGTCACGGAGACCAGTCCGACGTCGCCCGGGTTCCTGAGCCGAACGGAGACGGCCACCTCGTCGTTCGGCATCGTGTCGGTCCCAACGACGGTGGCGCTCGGCGCGACGCCGCTCGGCGTCGCAGCCATCTGCGCCGCGCCGTAGGCGACCAGCGACAGCGTGAACAGGATGCTGACGGCCATCAC encodes:
- a CDS encoding universal stress protein is translated as MTSTSELAGTAAPAFSDLLLPTDGTKRMTRVVDLAIDVASQFGARLHVLYVVDAERGRFTGSNARQKPFQWGDVVTGDVAELARYRGVEPVTVIREGVPHEVILDYAREAAVDLIVVGIDRPRTVVGYAADLLGHTPMGTTSSHVIYRAQVPVLSVRV
- a CDS encoding HdeD family acid-resistance protein — protein: MEESTVYGSRTDGESMPGLETSWRSLEVGGILIVLLGLLAVVFPLVAGVSISLVLGGLLVVGGLVHVAHAFRARGWAGFAGQVLLAVVYVFAGISLLANPLLGLTTLTLLLIAYLLISGLVEVGVGLRLRGQPRWTLLLASGLLSVALGVILIAGFPSTAAWVVGLYVGINLIATGVSMVLMGRQVQREVTAVGGASGGVAQ